The DNA window TGGTAAATTTAAGTCCTACTGGGACAGCATATCATGACCCGAAAAAAATAACGAAGTGGGTGTCCTGTGGTTGTTGAATGCGGGTCAAGAACGAAGTGGGTGTCCTGTAGTTGGGTGTTATCCGTGCACAGACTGTGGTCATCAGGAATGGCGGCCACTTTCCTGTGGTCATCGGAATTGCCCACAGTGCCAGCACCATGAAGCCAGTCAGTGGATCGAACGTCAGCAGGAACGAAGTGGGTGTCCTGTGGTTGAAGATGCTTTTTAAATATTTCCAAGATCATACCACCATCAAGAACAAAGTGGGTGTCCTGTGGTTACGTTTTTTGATGAAAGATCAGGGTCAAGGACAAAGTTGGTGTCTTGTGGTTGTTATTCATGAAGGGGCTTTCGCCTGCCGTGAGGATAGGTGTCTTCTATGCAAAAGAAGGTTCTTTTTTGCAAAGAGGTTTTAACAACCTGATCTTTTTTGCTTCGGGGCTGTTCATGGCATGCCAGAGATCCCAATCCTGTTGTAGGCCCAGCCAGAAATCTGCCGACATTCCCAGAACATGAGACAGCCGCAAGGCTGTGTCCGGAGTTACGGAGCGTTTGCCTCTGATGATTTCATTCAGACGTGGATAGGACACCCCCAGATGGTGGGCAAGTACCGTCTGTGTGATATTTAGTGGCTTGATAAATTCCTCCAGCAACATTTCTCCAGGATGTGTCGGTGGGCGGTTTTGAGGCAAACGACGGCCCACATCAATGGTAATCGGTGATTTCAATTTCGCAGGCATGGCCTTCCTCCCATTTAAAACAGA is part of the Desulfobotulus mexicanus genome and encodes:
- a CDS encoding HigA family addiction module antitoxin, translating into MPAKLKSPITIDVGRRLPQNRPPTHPGEMLLEEFIKPLNITQTVLAHHLGVSYPRLNEIIRGKRSVTPDTALRLSHVLGMSADFWLGLQQDWDLWHAMNSPEAKKIRLLKPLCKKEPSFA